From Caretta caretta isolate rCarCar2 chromosome 3, rCarCar1.hap1, whole genome shotgun sequence, a single genomic window includes:
- the OSTM1 gene encoding osteopetrosis-associated transmembrane protein 1 codes for MGPAARLLCLLLVPGLSAGQSLGSGRRPPPQSGPKGWARGGGRRLLSLELLEEAEDLSLALLETGLPGQLPPECRELLVGFANSSVRLAGCLVRSARPVRLCRSCYRHFQSVTEQLENITRAVGNSSESNCAKSLLMSDRVQLVVILSQFFNSTWEKANCANCLKNNSEGLSNSTAEFLDLFNTTLMCFEHNFQGQSISLVSSNHTEVCRNCNGTYRNLNTMYNKMQKMTGLGSHSEHRTHLCIDVEDAMNITRRLWSRTFNCSVPCSDTVPVIAVSSFILFLPVIFYLSSFLHSKQKKRILILPKRIQSNASLVNIQEKYS; via the exons ATGGGCCCGGCCGCGCGCCtgctgtgtctgctgctggtgcccggCCTGAGCGCggggcagagcctgggctccGGCCGCCGCCCCCCGCCGCAGAGCGGCCCGAAGGGGTGGGCGCGCGGGGGCGGGCGCCGGCTGCTGtccctggagctgctggaggaggCCGAGGACCTGTCGCTGGCCCTGCTAGAGACGGGGCTCCCCGGGCAGCTGCCGCCCGAGTGCCGGGAGCTCCTGGTGGGCTTCGCCAACAGCAGCGTGCGGCTCGCCGGCTGCCTGGTGCGGAGCGCCCGGCCCGTGCGCCTCTGCCGGAGCTGCTACCGCCACTTCCAGAGCGTCACGGAGCAGCTGGAGAACATCACCCGGGCCGTGGGG AATTCTTCGGAGAGCAACTGTGCAAAAAGCCTCTTGATGTCTGATAGGGTTCAACTAGTTGTGATCCTTTCGCAGTTCTTTAACAGTACTTGGGAGAAGGCCAACTGTGCAA aTTGTTTGAAGAACAACAGTGAAGGGCTATCAAATAGTACAGCAGAGTTCCTGGACTTATTCAATACAACACTGATGTGCTTCGAACATAACTTCCAG GGGCAATCCATCAGTCTTGTATCAAGCAACCACACAGAAGTATGCAGAAACTGCAATGGAACTTACAGAAACCTGAATACCATGtataacaaaatgcaaaaaatgaCTGGACTGGGCAGCCACTCAGAACACAGAACACACTTGTGTATTGATGTGGAAGATGCA ATGAACATTACACGAAGGCTTTGGAGTAGAACTTTCAACTGTTCTGTCCCATGCAGTGATACGGTCCCAGTGATTGCAGTTTCTTCATTCATTCTCTTTTTACCAGTCATTTTTTACCTTAGTAGCTTCCTTCACTCAAAGCAGAAGAAACGTATACTCATTCTGC cCAAGCGTATCCAATCAAATGCCAGTCTTGTGAACATCCAAGAAAAGTACAGCTGA